A stretch of Gadus chalcogrammus isolate NIFS_2021 chromosome 9, NIFS_Gcha_1.0, whole genome shotgun sequence DNA encodes these proteins:
- the LOC130388656 gene encoding splicing factor 3B subunit 3-like, whose product MFLYNITLQRATGISHAIHGNFSGTKMQEIVVSRGKILELLRPDANTGKVHTLLTMEVFGIVRSLMAFRLTGGTKDYIVVGSDSGRIVILEYHSSKNMFEKIHQETFGKSGCRRIVPGQFLAVDPKGRAVMIGAIEKQKLVYILNRDAAARLTISSPLEAHKANTLVYHVVGVDVGFENPMFACLEMDYEEADNDPTGEAAANTQQTLTFYELDLGLNHVVRKYSEALEEHGNFLITVPGGADGPMAF is encoded by the exons ATGTTTCTGTACAACATCACTTTGCAGCGTGCCACTGGCATCTCGCATGCCATCCATGGCAACTTCTCAG GCACCAAAATGCAGGAGATTGTCGTTTCTCGCGGGAAAATTCTTGAACTGCTGAGGCCTGATGCCAACACAGGGAAAGTCCACACCCTGCTTACGATGGAAGTGTTCGGAATCGTGAGGTCCTTGATGGCCTTCAGACTCACTGGAGGAACCAAAG ACTACATTGTGGTAGGTAGTGACAGTGGTCGGATCGTCATCCTGGAATACCATTCCTCAAAAAACATGTTTGAGAAGATCCACCAGGAGACTTTTGGCAAGAGTGGTTGCAGACGCATTGTACCCGGTCAGTTCCTGGCTGTGGACCCCAAAGGCAGAGCTGTCATGATTG GTGCAATTGAAAAACAGAAGCTGGTGTACATTCTGAACAGAGACGCGGCGGCCAGGTTgaccatctcctcccctctggagGCCCACAAGGCCAACACGTTGGTCTACCATGTGGTGGGGGTGGACGTGGGCTTTGAGAACCCCATGTTTGCCTGCCTGGAGATGGACTATGAG GAAGCTGACAACGACCCTACTGGAGAGGCAGCAGCCAATACCCAGCAGACTCTGACCTTTTATGAACTGGACCTCGGTCTGAACCATGTGGTCCGCAAGTACAGCGAAGCCCTGGAGGAGCACGGGAACTTCCTCATTACTG TGCCTGGTGGTGCGGATGGTCCCATGGCGTTCTGA